Genomic window (Ostrea edulis chromosome 9, xbOstEdul1.1, whole genome shotgun sequence):
CAAAGATGCTGCTGATGTGTGGATGTACATagtatgattttaataaaaatagatttatcaCATCGTGTATGTACCATATATCAATAGTTATGTAGACACTTAGAGGGGTAatatggaaatacatgtatatggggtccttgaaaaaaaaaatatcaaattggGCAAGGCGCAAGTGTCTACATAATGAATTTATACTGTCGATTTTATGTTGATTTcaaaccattcctatcctggttccccaatttccCCTTTACCATGACTTACATAATGAACTTCCAATCGGATATTGTTGCAGTCCGTAAACCATGTGGATAGGACATATTGGCAATATGAGGCATAATATCATTGTATATTTCAGCCAatgaaattttaagattttttatcaGAGGCAGGATAACAGGTACATGCAATTTTAGCATGCTGTAAATGTTAGCTTTTTTGGTGGATGTggaaaatttaatatcaaaacaaaacattctGAGAATATtccatggcaatacatagtctcCTACCAGTTGCAATAATTTTTGGACCACAACAATATCCGGAGTTCATTAAGTAGGTAAGGATTTACAATCTGCTCCACTtctgatctacatgtacaactaGAGAAGCGGGTCGTAAACCTTTGGCTAGCGAAGAATCTGATTAAGCTTTGAATCTGATTAAGCTAGATGTGTTCTTGTGACACAAATGCCCTTTCTGATAGACAATGAAAATGTGCATCACAAAGGAATTGCCATTTGTAACTTCTCACACTCAAAAAATCAGATCAACATCTGCTTGTTTAAAATTCTTGGTCCATAGGACAATGCTGAAATTGAGTCAGTTGAGTTGAAACTTGAACTGCTGGTAGATTTTTAGGTCTTCAACATACAAATCCAGCTCCATATATAAGCACAACATCTGTCAGCAATCACAGGGAAAAGGTGGCCAGAAAACCGAAGTAAAGGAAATTTTCAAAGCTCAAGagcaaaacaaaaaactttcCTGAAAGATGCATGGTTTATAttaaattatttgaacaaagttTGTACTTGATCTGTTTTATTCTTTAAATGTAGTCATGCCCCAAAATTCAGTTCAATCAGCCACACCCCCAAAATCAGTTCTGTGTCTGCAAACGCCCCTACATATCCAGAACACTATGTAGTGCAGAAAATGATACGGAGTCAAAGGGCCATAACTCCTCAGAAGTGTGTCAATTGTAATTTGTTGCCCGTTAACAAACAAGTAGATCTACACACTAAAAATACATATTGTGAAATGTTTATACTCCAAGGAGCATGACATCAACGGTAGCACAAAACCCCGGGCCTACACATAATATTcaccaaaaaaattaaatcgCCGATGCCTATATAATGAGTTGTCTATGCCTATTTCCGCACTTTCTGGTTAGTATGCTAGCCATTTCCATAACCAGGCATGTAGCCAGAAAGGAAATGAAATATACGCAAAGTAGAGCAAGGGGCCATCTCAAGGTCTTcaatgggtccagggcaaagacCCCAAAAGCTCCTGGGTTTTTCCAATGAAATCGCCTACTTTTGTGCATAGAAACGGTTTCTTGTAAATTTCCAAACCcaaaagaattcacaaaattattttgtaaagtgTTTTATTATGCCAACTCACCATGTGTGCCTTGACTGACTATACATTCGTTTTATGATTTTGTATTCGTTGTTTTTGActggtatacattgtataagCTAAATGTTACTGATGTAAAGGTAGTGATATTCGAcatgatgttaatgatttgaaattaagaaaggactttttaaatttcattgaatGGACATCAAGATGCTGATCAAGTTATAAACCGGGACCATATAATGCAGTTAATGTTTGAGACACAAATATTTCAACGGCAAAGATcaatctttctctctctcaaatgaTGTGTATACAGTTGCGTATAGGCAGCTATGCACCTGATAATGTTCAATTTAAGGTACTGAGGTTGCATTATCTGAGTTTCCATCATTTGCTGAGCTCTCTTAAAACGAGGCTTATTTCAGCAATATGAAGATAAAAATTGCAATCTTATGGAATTTCAGAATGCTTAAATCCGTTCCTGGTAGTAACTCCAGCAAAAGATGGTTAACTGAAGAAAAATTAATACTTCATCAGTATATATAACCAACACAAACttagagcgagattaatataagccttttggcttgtttctcaatctattacatgtataagacattgtttgtaaacattatcgaattacttacgaataaatattgtttaaacacaaacaaaatcatgtttttatctgCAACCACAGCAAAATTAAATAcaagaaacaaaatttttattGTCTGAGGATTGTAACTCCACTGAATGAATAACCCATTCCAACAgtaacattgcttgacaatgcctcatataatgaatggtaatgtgCATTACTGTAAGAGcaggacagacgggctcaaAATTTTATGTTCAATAGGGGCATAACTGCCACAAAAAtgattgaatcagaatttcctgtgaatatgcacatctacacagtttGTCCTTATTGACTCTGCTCTCTGTTTCATGAACGTTCAGATGTAATGAATAATTTTAGTGATTGCATAAGTTTAGGCCCCACCTTAGATGCGAAAGTGGCAGTGAGCATGAAAGTTTCATTCCCTTACCTGTAGAAATGCTACACACAAATAGCAATGAGGTTCAGTTAGCTGTAATAattaatgtagccctctccaattttttttttaatcctgaaaacgtcagaacaaaattggatagggctacattattgcagctaaggtTCAGCGAGCAATTGGCTAGTTTAGTTTTTCTTGTATTAGAGCATCATTGGTTTGTAGAAATTTGAATGCTTCCAGTTTTTCAAATAGCCCTTAAAATGATCTTCAATCTTTCAACAAATATGGCAGAACTATCACTAAATGAGCATTTATCCATATCAGTAGTTTGTGAGCCACATTTCAAAAGCTGTTAGAATGAAGTCATTCTTGGGGTAAAACTAGAACTTAAAATCATTACAGTCTTGAATTTTTATTGACTAAATGATAAATACTGAGGTTATTTACAGTGAATGTTACATTGAAGTACATATTTACTGAGAcaacgaaaaaaaaattaaaattccatttTCCCTTCCATTCAAGTTGTTTGTTATGTTTTAAAACActcaatgaaatacatgtacatgtgatgtAAAAAATGTTTTGCTGGCATCAGAATTTAGTATCTGAAGACTATAGATAATGTAGTTAAGTactaataaaatgaaatacctATATAgatcaaaatgtataaatatgaagaaaaaactactatattgaataaaagtataaatttcatgatctatAACAATATTGCaaatttttacacatttttctttaaaagataAAAGCAAAAACTGCTGTACTTCATGAAGAAAATCATTTGTGCAGCATTTCAATAATAGTAAATCCATCTAAATTAGATAAATAGAGCAGATCTCATGAAGGATATTTAGTATggtatgaaataaatattaaagCTGCCTTTTAAAAAGGTTGCTGATCAACTTTTTGTACATGGAAACAAAATTAACTATAAAAAGTTGCCTGGGACAATACAAAACCTTCAACACATAGTCTCTCCTAAAGTATTGAATGTAcctcacatacatgtataatagttatCCAAAGATCTCTCATTTTCCTGTCGCTCATGTTCACTCAGTCCCACAGTTGTCCCCCTTAATAATGTATTTCCTAGTCAGACATCTAGCCTTCCTCATTTTTCACCTGTAGTAAACCTTTCCCGTTTCTGACAAAAAGTTTGTAATTCTGGATAAAAACGCTGCAATAAACAAATGCTACATTGCAGGTGGACATAATAATAAATAAGCAACATTTCACCTCGGCATGACACTAAAATACATCagataaatttacaaaatgcaaCAAATGTTTCATTTGCTAATGGAAGCAAGGTGGATAAGGCAAACTACCCCCATGCTTTCGAAGATGTAATACCAGACAAACTACTGCAAACATTTATCATGGAAGTGTTCATTTAAAAGTatacttcaatttaaaaaaaaaagatacaagTGGTATTACAATAATCtgattttcactatttttgtggAGTCCAATTTTCGGAGATTCATCAGAAATGTTTATTACTGAGTTTGAAAAGTTCGTCATTAATTATCTTTGTTCGCTACTTCCTGTTCATTGAGAAACTGAATTCAGAGTTATTTCCATAGCATGAAAACTCCCACAAGCAGTTAAAGACTACTAATAATTAATAATGCTGATTTAACGACTGCAAACTGAGTCTGACAAACTATGTTGCAGAGGAGCTAGTGGCATTAACAGCCGCAAATAACACATGACGTAATGGTTATTCTTATCCTCATGCAATTAAGCATTTTGATTGACGTTTCTGCCTTAGTTAATATGATTTTGCTTCTAGTCGTGAAATGTTGACGTTTTTCGTGCTATTCTACCAAGACGTCACAATCAACAGCTTTAAGTATTTTAAATCTGTCTTAAACTTCATTGCATTGCACTAGACAATCAAAATGCAGATTACAAAAAAGTTGCATATAATAATGATTTAACAGTCCTCATTTATTTCTACTTTAGCACTTATGTGTAGGAGTTCCCAAGTTTGCCAGGACTCGGTAAGTTTAAAAGCCATCATCTCTAATTAATATTCAATGCATTAACTATATGAATTCTTTCTTCCACAATAAAAACATAAGAATTCCATCCACAATCAATAGCTTctgtaaatatacattgtatcaaaAACAACACCAAAGTTTTGTCAAGTTTGATTTCTCACCATATGTTCCCATCCACAGAAACTTGTTAAATAAACTCTGATCCagtaaatattatgtttataaaATTACAACATAGGTACGGGGGTCCTTGTTGCTAAAAATGCAACTGTCAACACCATACTTAATAAATTCACTCTAGAAATGGTAGAGCATGAACAAGTTTTACATCCATCACTCCACTTTGACTTTTGTCTCCTCTGAATTTGCTGGTTGTACAGCCCCTGGGGTGCCAGCACCACTACTTCCCCCAGTAGGGGTCTTCTTGTCCTGACCCCAGGGACTCTGAAGGGCAGGAGAATTCTGAAAGTCTTTGCTATCCTCCTCAGTATTGTTTGGTTCAAACTGACTGTTCTCTAGACGTGTGATCAGTCTCTCGTCCTCGTCACCGAATTCCCCTCCCATCAGTGTGGGTTCTCCGACAACCATCACATCCTACAATGAGAAGATATCACAGcccattaaaggacacatctcgtgttttcaaagtatacagaattatatgcattttgtcttccttatgcttatagaaattaattgtaatagttcgttcactgaagtattgcgataattagccacaatacggacttaaatcgaagccccgatttcaaaaagcctagttaattagataggtagtcacgtggtacagtgacgtcatatgcgaccttcgttgATCAACtcgttgtaaaagtagtgttagatatttttaaaaactcgggttttaggggcctaatttatttaccatggataacatttatttcgaggttgacaaatttcccgagtcttatatcttttagccaccagtgcatacaaatagcgacccaaatgtagcgaggaaagcgagtatgaaatctgcataaatttgcgagtaaataatgtttatatgggatcactgtctaaacactatttggtaatgtcatttctgtaaacaactgtaattagcgttgttgcttttctaaaataaacagtgcaattattattaaatttatttttggagaagttagataggcttACATTATGATACGATTAGGCCTAtatatcattgacaactaggcctactgtcatgcgggtgcatttcgaaaataataataataataatgatcaaacttattgtgaaaatcacaatacttttaaattattttattcaagcaattttatcaatcattattttttattatatacacgttgttacttaggaagtgggagcgcggcgtgctttgttgtaaacacgtatgcgttcctttaaaaaaaaatgaaagcattataattcaattctaagttgggaaatatcatattttattatttataattgaaagttcaattattctttatctttaaatttcttttttaaaacttccagttggtagacactgctagcaaagttctgcctatatgttgttacaaggtgaaggtcagttggtgcgagtgtgtattgaatttgagagcagaacggaaagcatatgccgtaggcctatatgtaacagtgtgtAGCTTcaatagaaccattttctcgcagtttaactacgtctttgtccaagtgcttgtttgaaaaagtacagggacaaattctactgggtttttatggcaaagtcgttgtgccgtcaaataatattcacgtcttgtccctcaataccttccttcgaaaattgaagaaaaaatcctctctactgacagcaagtacacccttaaacggcactaaacaccctaatgcagtgttatttacaagccgttaatgtgataattgtttgtttgtcaattaaatctattctgtttatgaaatgtctaacaactgttttcaaatcttctcgctcgaggtcgcatatgacgtcacagataatggcgcgtaaaatatcgaagaaaatatgcatatcacaagatttgaatttcatcgctttcaaactcgaaaactacgcaaactgtttcatttaaaacacatgtaaagtagttttaggcatgaagtgaattaattttgctgaaaaaattaaaaagtttaaaaacatgcgatgtgtcctttaaggacTACCTGTGTACtctatttatatattaaacagaCGGTACAGGACTAGTACAGGAGTAACCCAAAATGTGTATTCACTATCTGACGTTTTTCCAGGacataaaaattatcaaaatttgtgaagaaaacaaataaaataaacaaactgGGAAACGTCAGATTTTTCAGACCAATACCCCAGGAGCTGATGGCGGCATGCCCTGTGGGCCAGGGGACCTCTTCTTTCCACCTCCTCCACCTGGATTCATGTTACCCCCCGTGCCTGCCGAGGATTTCCTCTTCCTTCTCTTTCCTGCCTGCCTTGGATTTTCTGCAAagatattaatacatatatgaaagatttgtgttcttttgaaaatgagaatgacagtaaaaaaaaaggtttataaAATTCTGTTCTTAACATTTGTGTCAAAAAATCCATTCAGAGGCTCTGAACGAAGCAAAACTACAGTTCTGTCTTAAGaacaaaatctttattttgataaaatctgaaattgttttaattttatttatgattAAGGTTAAAGTtgcatacaaaactatcatattAGCAtgattttacaacaaaataaaattttcagatttagagctaaAATTGCCTTGAAATTTTGAATTAGATGAACTATGCACctataaaatttcatatcagGTAGAATTGTTTTTAATACGTGCTTGATAACTAATTCCAGATGTACAACTGTAATTTCTACTCCAAAACTTTCAAACCCTATCGTGACCTTGCTTTGAACCTGGCCGAGGTCTACACAAATATGAATTGACATTACATAATGCttgcatatatttataaattgttAACTTAATGGgtcttgagaaaattttaaaagaattttcaaatacagtaaaatatctgtatctcgaatatggtttatctcgaataccccgcttgagtcgaagtcgactgCCGGTCCCGGTCGTTTTccttatataaatgatttaaaaaaaccttctgatatttcgaacacggtaatcttgAATACTCcccttatgtcgaagtattttcaaggtcccataccctaaattcacctggtttatctcgaagtgcagtcaattttccgctctgcttaccatacctggcgtcgttaagtcacacattcacacccgcggctacatcaattataattaatgaccacTAATCCAtgctcgccttttccgagtagacccaggtcgttataaatgggtcaacagcttgggtgattagtgaagccttccaacattaTGGCTAAAGTTCCCCGCCAATTATGAACCAAtacacccgattccagggatggtgttttgaatgacacacgctctatcataaacatgtgggttagataaacgcacaaaatcgtTAAAGTAggcttgaaggtaatgctcttaataacgaTGATGCATTTAATAAcacacgcttcatcattaaaactagtacagagaaaacacgaaaatttatttaataaacatttaaaagttggatttttttttaaaaatccgtcttctttgtttcttacgtgataggttctttcattacaacgcaTTAACTACATCCAagtcgagcctggacatcagtaaacttaaagtaagcatacaggcatgatcatcttaattttgaaacacattgtgaattcaattggatgtatatatatattaaaaaaaccgaaatgtttgtctttgaaattccacaatatttaatttatcaacttgtattaaactataagaaacggcaacggggtttttgtttataatgcaaatcccatactatgcatcaaatatcctccttcaaaaaaaatatccaagatcgattttggatatctcgaacccccggacttcaagatagagatattttactgtaactTGAAAGCCTTACTGTAGCTGGTCTCTGGGATCATACAAACAAATTTTAATTGATACAGCTGATTAATATTAGCTAAGCAAATCTATATTTGTGCACTTTCAAAATTAACTCACCTGGTTTACCCTTCCCTGGGGGTGCAACCATACGTTGCCACTTTTGAAATAATGTAGTTTTGAGACAGTCCCTTGGATTCAAACCATATGCCTTATGACGAGACATTAATTCCTGCATAGGTTCTAGGATCACACACAACTGAAAAATCACATCAAAAGCATATTTGAGATTCTCTATAACAGAATTGCaacaaaacatatttcaaatattgcATAATAGCTGAAGGCCAAAAAGTTGCATGACCTTCAACAAAATTCATGCCTCACCCGAATTCAAGTCACAGGCTACTTTAAATTAACTAGAAATTTATCGATGGAGAGTAAAAAGGAGATGTAAATCTAAGTGACAAAGTATAGCTTTTAGGTGACCAATTTGAATCTAGCTACCCGATGCGGGTAGCTTTCACTACTAGCAATcttcatcaatattttaaagttgaaaTAGTCATCATACTTTTATTTATCATGTGGCCCACAGGGGTACATagtaacaagaggtactgtgagcaatgctcacgaagaataccccccacttaccccaatctccaaagcggtgttgttaataggtataaattacctctttcctaagtgtaaaaaagaaagggcataacaaaaccttgggtagtctcttctctagaagtgcacttgaccttttgaccccaaattcgatagagaacatcttcattccatgggtagtccatatatacgatatggtgactgtaggtggaaagggtAACGCTTTAgtgcctggaaaccatattgctacttcgatgtccagtgtacttgaccttttgaccccaaattcgatagggaacatctttgttccatgggtagtccatatgtatgttatgatgactgtaggtggaaaccattatgtctacagacagacggacagtaTTCCagtatataccccccccccccccccccccccccccccccccccccccccccccacacacacactttgttgcgggggtataaaaatgtatttcatcttAAAGATTGTCATCTTTACTTTGTGTTTTGTGAATGAATACTTTACAATTATGAAGAGCTTGTGGCACTCTATCCAATTGTGAAATTCCCTACCTGTGTCAAAACATCTCACCATGTCATTAGCAACTTCTGTAcaagcatttttttttccaagttGCAAATATTGCAAGATTGAACCAGTaacaaaatatatagaaaataatcatcatataaaaatctgaaaatacaCTATATGTGCAAAGCTTTACAGGACGTACAATATTTCCACAAATTTGGGGTTAGGGTGGAGGACTCAACAGCATCAAAAAATTAACAAACAGCTATTAaagtgtgtttatttttttaaacattaaatgatCCCCTTGCTAGCTTTCACTTAATAGTCAATGATGATAACATGGCTGCATTTCATAATATACGATTTTTGACATCCTAAGCTGTATTCAATgactctggtatattatgaccATTTTGCAACAGTCCTCTTAAGGGTTGCATACTGACCAGGGATGCAAATGAACACTTGTGTGACTAAAATGTCTCTGTGGGGCACCTAAAAATCTAATTCTGATCACCCACTTGGCAAAAGTAAAATTCCGATTGTAATTTTTCTGTTTTAGTTATGAGTCTTTTAATAGTAAATCAGACACTGATGTTAACTATTTGTAACTTTCCTATGTTGGTGCCAGAAATTCTAGACAAGGGGGTACCCACTTAACCCCTAAAAATTTCAGCAAATTTCCATCCCTGCTGACAGTCTAGATTAATTTCAACCTCTGTCCAGTGACTTACTCGCAGGAAGTTCACGTTCAGTGACTTACCCGCAGGAAGTTCACTTTCAGTGACTTACCCGAAGGAAGTTCGTGTTCAGTGACTTAGCCGCAGGAAGTTCGTGTTCAGTGACTTACCCGCAGGAAGTTCGTGTTCAGTGACTTACCCACAGGAAGTTCGTGTTCAGTGACTTACCCACAGGAAGTTCGTGTTCAGTGACTTACAAGCAGGAAGTTCGTGTTCAGTGACTTACCCGCAGGAAGTTCAGAGTGTAGTTTGTCAATCCCTGCCTCGTTATGTTCTTGGAGATTTGTTCCACCATTGCAGGGTCCTGCTGTTgaacagtaaataaaattcttttCACACAACAGTCACAAGCAACACATTATCTAGTAATTTTTTCAAACTGAATTCTCTGTATTAGGACTTGAATTAGGGGAATTCACAAATGTTGGCTAGTGATCTGTGATTAGTCTGATTAACCAAGGTGTAAACTGTACATCTTTTCTTTGggaaagggtgtgtgtgtgtgtgtgtacctGCATGGCTATAACACTTCTTGGTATCAGCTCTCGATGTTGGCGAACTTGGAAATGCCATGATCTTATTCGCATCAGATCATCAAATGTAAACTCCAGAATAAGCCTGCCTTCTGTCACAACCTGGACACACAGGATACCAACTCAATTCATGTTTAACTCAACAGCATATCACTGAAGACAACATTGTGTACAGCTTAATTCACTtcattcaaaatgatttcagCTGTACATTCATGATTACCTCTGAGTAATTATTAAATGATTTATGATTCAAGCAGACAATTTGCAAATGAATACTGTGGAATTATAGGTGGCTCAATTTTCATTGCATTcatgggtacccctcacccatgaatttacatcctcaacgaataaagacattcc
Coding sequences:
- the LOC125657903 gene encoding LIM domain-binding protein 2-like → MPTGQPMTSPMVDREHGGMRHTPYMGQPDYRIHELNKRLQQRSEESDNLWWDAFATEFFEDDASLTLSFYLEDGPKRYTIGRTLVPRYFRSIFEGGVTDLYYILKHSKESFHNTSITLDCDQATMITHHGKPMFTKVVTEGRLILEFTFDDLMRIRSWHFQVRQHRELIPRSVIAMQQDPAMVEQISKNITRQGLTNYTLNFLRLCVILEPMQELMSRHKAYGLNPRDCLKTTLFQKWQRMVAPPGKGKPENPRQAGKRRKRKSSAGTGGNMNPGGGGGKKRSPGPQGMPPSAPGDVMVVGEPTLMGGEFGDEDERLITRLENSQFEPNNTEEDSKDFQNSPALQSPWGQDKKTPTGGSSGAGTPGAVQPANSEETKVKVE